The Cellulomonas shaoxiangyii sequence CTACCAGCGCGTCATGCTCTGGGTCGTCATGGGCCTCGTCGTCGTGACGATGGCCGGCTTCCTCCCCCGCCACCTCATGAACGTGTTCGGAGGCCACTGACCATGACGACCATCGCGGACCCCAAGGCCCCGCGGCCCTCGCGGCCCGGCCCGACCCGCCGCTCGACGCACGGCAACACCGAGCTCTACGCGTGGGTGTTCATGCGCGTCTCGGGCGTCGTGCTGGTCGTGCTGATCTTCGGCCACCTGTTCGTCAACCTCGTCGCGGGCGAGGGCATCAGCGCCATCGACTTCGGCTTCGTGGCCGGCAAGTGGGCGTCGCCGTTCTGGCAGGTCTGGGACCTGCTGATGCTGTGGCTCGCCATGCTGCACGGCACCAACGGCGTCCGGGTCATCATCAGCGACTACGCCGAGAAGGACTCCACGCGGCTCGTGCTCACGAGCCTGCTGTACCTCGCGACGGTCGTCGTGGTCGTGCTCGGCACGCTCGTCATCTTCACGTTCGACCCGTGCCCCCCGAACAGCCCGGCGGACCTGCTGCCGTCGTTCTGCACGGCCTGACACCGGCACCGGCGCCCCACACCCAGGAAGGCATCGCCTCGATGCAGACCCACCAGTACGACGTCGTCATCGTCGGCGCGGGCGGCGCCGGCATGCGCGCGGCGCTCGAGTCCTCGACCCGCGTGCGCACCGCCGTCATCTCCAAGCTCTACCCCACGCGCTCCCACACCGGCGCGGCGCAGGGCGGCATGTGCGCCGCCCTCGCCAACGTCGAGGAGGACAACTGGGAGTGGCACACGTTCGACACCGTCAAGGGCGGGGACTACCTGGTCGACCAGGACGCCGCCGAGGTCATGGCCAAGGAGGCCATCGACGCGGTGCTCGACCTGGAGAAGATGGGCCTGCCGTTCAACCGGACGCCCGAGGGCCGCATCGACCAGCGCCGGTTCGGCGGGCACACCCGCAACCACGGTGAGGCCGCGGTGCGCCGGTCCTGCTACGCGGCGGACCGCACGGGTCACATGATCCTGCAGACCCTGTACCAGCAGTGCGTGAAGAACGACGTCGAGTTCTTCAACGAGTTCTACGTCCTGGACCTGCTGGTCGACCACGACCTCGCCGCGACCACGGTCGCCGACGGCGAGGAGGTCAACGTCTCCGGCGTCGTCGCGTACGAGCTCGCGACCGGTGAGATCCACGTCTTCCAGGCCAAGTCGGTCGTGCTCGCCACGGGCGGCGCCGGCAAGATCTACAAGACGACCTCCAACGCGCACACGCTGACGGGCGACGGCATGGCCCTGGCGTACCGCCGCGGCATCCCGCTCGAGGACATGGAGTTCTTCCAGTTCCACCCGACGGGCCTCGCGGGCCTCGGCATCCTGCTCTCGGAGGCCGCGCGCGGCGAGGGCGGCATCCTGCGCAACTCCGAGGGCGAGCGCTTCATGGAGCGCTACGCCCCGACCATCAAGGACCTCGCGCCGCGCGACATCGTCGCCCGCTCGATGGCGAACGAGGTGCGCGAGGGCCGCGGCGCCGGGCCGAACAAGGACTACGTCCTGCTCGACCTGACGCACCTGGAGCCGGCGCACATCGACGCCAAGCTCCCGGACATCACGGAGTTCGCGCGCACCTACCTCGGCATCGAGCCCTACACGGAGCCCGTCCCGGTGTACCCGACGGCGCACTACGCGATGGGCGGCATCCCGACGAACATCGAGGGCGAGGTCCTGCGCAACAGCACCGACGTCATCAAGGGCCTGTACGCGGCCGGCGAGGTCGCGTGCGTCTCGGTGCACGGGTCGAACCGGCTCGGCACCAACTCGCTGCTCGACATCAACGTGTTCGGCAAGCGCTCGGGCCGGTCGGCCGCCGCGTACGCCGCGACGGCGCCGTTCGTGGAGCTCCCCGAGAACCCCGCCACGACCGTCATGGCGGAGCTCGAGACGATCCGCACGCGTCCGGACGGCGAGCGCGTCGCGGACATCCGCCGCGCGCTGCAGGAGACGATGGACGCGAACGCGCAGGTGTTCCGCACGCGCGAGTCGCTCACGCAGGCGCTCGACGACATCCACGTCCTGCGCAAGCGGTACACGGCCGTGAGCGTGCAGGACAAGAGCCGCACGTTCAACACCGACCTGCTCGAGGCGGTCGAGCTCGGCTTCCTGCTCGACATCGCCGAGACCGTGGTCGTCGGCGCCCTCAACCGCAAGGAGTCGCGCGGCGGGCACTTCCGCGAGGACTTCCCGGACCGCGACGACGCGCAGTACATGCGGCACACGATGGCGTACCGCCGCCCCGTGGGCCTCGACGGCGGGTCGGCCGAGGGCGGCGACGCCGCCGGGACGTTCGCGCACACCGAGCCGTTCGACGGGTACCAGCTCGTCCTCGGGTCCAAGCCCGTCACCATGACCCGCTACCAGCCGATGGAGCGCAAGTACTGATGACCGCCACAGTCGAAGCACCAGCACCCGAGGTCGGTGCCGTCCCCTCGTTCGAGGTCACGCTGAAGGTCCGGCGCTTCCTCCCCGCGGACGAGGACGTCCCGGCGTTCGGCGAGGCCTTCGAGGCCGAGCCCCGCTGGGACGAGTTCACGGTCACCGTGCACGGCACGGACCGCGTCCTCGACGCCCTGCACAAGATCAAGTGGGAGCACGACGGCTCCCTCACGTTCCGCCGCTCGTGCGCGCACGGCATCTGCGGCTCGGACGCCATGCGGATCAACGGCCGCAACCGCCTCGCGTGCAAGACGCTGCTCAAGGACCTCGACCCGAGCAAGCCGATCGTCGTCGAGCCCATCAAGGGCCTGCCGGTGGTCAAGGACCTCGTCGTCGACATGGAGCCGTTCTTCGCGTCCTACCGCGAGATCATGCCGTTCCTCATCACCACGGGCACGGAGCCGACCAAGGAGCGCCTGCAGTCGGCGCAGCAGCGCGAGCGCTTCGACGACACCACCAAGTGCATCCTGTGCGCCGCGTGCACGTCGTCCTGCCCGGTCTTCTGGACGGACGGGCAGTACTTCGGCCCCGCGGCGATCGTCAACGCGCACCGGTTCATCTTCGACAGCCGGGACGAGGGCGGCGCGCAGCGCCTCGAGATCCTCAACGACAAGGAGGGCGTGTGGCGCTGCCGCACGACCTTCAACTGCACCGAGGCGTGCCCGCGCGGCATCGAGGTGACGAAGGCGATCCAGGAGGTCAAGCGCGCGATGATCACGCGTGCCTTCTGAGCCGCCCCGCACCGTGCACGACGACACGACGCCGCCCGACCCGACGCCCGGCCCCGCCCGGTACGTCGAGCCGGGCGGCGTCGCGCGTGAGGAGACCCTGCCGGGCGGCAACGTCGGCGGGGCGGTCCGCCGGGGCGCGACGGTGCGCCGCCCCGCCGGCCCGTGGACGCCCGCCGTGCACGCGCTCCTCGCGCACGTGCGCGCCCGGGGGCTGGACGGCGTGCCGGACCCGCTCGGCGTCGACGAGGCCGGCCGTGAGGTGCTGGCGTTCCTGCCCGGCGAGCCGGTGGACCTGGCGGAGGTCACGGACGCGCGGCTCGCGTCCGCGGCGCGGTGGCTCGCCCGCTACCACGCGGCCGTCGCCGACTTCCGGCCCGGGCGCCGCCGGTGGCGGTTCGAGGAGCGGGACCTGCGCCCCGGCGAGATCGTCTGCCACCACGACGCGACGCTCTACAACATGCTCGTGCGCGCCCCGGGGGCCGACGACGTCGTCGGCGTCGTCGACTGGGACGTCGCGGGGCCGGGCGTGCCCCTCGACGAGCTCGCGATGCTCGCCTGGAGCGGCGTGCCGTTCTACCTCGACCCCGGTCCGCAGGAGGGCGCGCGCCGCCTGCGCCTCCTCGTCGGCGCGTACGGCGCCCAGGGCGCGGACGTGGGGCTGGCGGCCCCCGCGGCGCCGGACGTGGCGCGGCACGTCGTCGTGCGGATGACCGCGGCGTGCGACCGCATCGCGGCCGGCCAGGCCGCCGGCGACCTGGGCATGCGCAACCTCGCGCACGTCGGCGAGCCGGCGCGCACGCGGGCGGGGGTCGCGGCCTACGCCGAGCGGCTGCCCGGCCTGCTCGCGGCGCTCGCAGCCGCGGCGGCCGCCGCCGCGGCGGCGTCCTCGTCCGCCTGAGCGTTCGGGTCCACGTACGGCGGGTCGGCGGTCCACGCGGCCGCGAGCAGCACGATCCGCGCGATGAGGTTGACCCACAGCAGCAGCACCGCGACGACCGCGAACGAGGCCAGGACGGGGTTGTCCTGCACGGAGCCGGACACCGCCGTGGTCCCCAGCAGGCGGACCACGCCGAGCCCGGCCGCCGCGATGGCGGCCCCGCCGAGCAGGTCGCGCCGCGGCGGCGCCTGCCCGGCGAGCGCCCGCACGATCAGGACGAACAGCGTCGCGTCCATGACGAACGCGACGGCGACGCCGAGGACGCGCACCACGATCCCCGAGCGGTCGTCCCACCCGACGAGGCCCATGAGCCAGTCCGCCGCGGTCGTCACGCCGAGCCCGACCAGGGCGGTCACGAGGACGGCCACGCCGACGCCGACGAACCCCCCGAGCTCGCGCAGCTTGCCGACCACGAGGGTGTCCGCGCGGTACACCCCGAACATCGCCTGCACCCCCGTGCGCAGCGCCGCGATCGCCCGGATGCCGGTGAACACCAGCACCACGACGGCGACGAGACCGGCGACGGACAGCCCGGTGGAGAGCTCCAGCTGGTCGGGTCGCAGCAGGCCCTTCCCGTCACCGGTGTCGAGGAGCCCGGGCAGCGACGACGCGATCGTGTCCAGCACGGTCGCCCGCAGCTCCGCGTTGCGGCCCAGCAGCGCCATGAAGACGGTGTACCCGAGCGCAAGCCCGGCGAACACCGAGAAGAGCGCGGCGTACGCGATGCCGCCCGAGAGCACGGCGCCCCCCGTGCGGCCGAACCGCGCGACGGTCCGGCCCGCCCGCGTGTGGTTCCACCAGGCCAGGAGCGCCTGCCCGCGCGCCACCAGGCCACGGAACCCGGGCGCCCAGCGCGGGGCCGTGACCGGGTCGGGCGCGGCGGCAGCCGCGGCCACGTGCGCCTCCCCCGACCCCGCGGCCGGGCGTACGACGGTGCGCTCGGGCGTGGTGCGGGTGCGTGCCATGGGCCGAATCTAGGTCGGCCGCACCACCGCGGCATCCGGGCGCCCGCGGTACGCGACCCCGGCCGGGGGCGTACCACCACGCAGCGGGTACGCACGCTCCTGCTGCCACGCGCGTCCGTCGTGGACGAAGCGGTGCAGGTGGGTCACGAGGAACGTGGCCTCGTACCCCTCCATCGCCTCCTGCGCGGCGTCGAGGGCCGGCTCGTCGAGCTCGTGCGCCACGGTGACGTGCGGGTGGTAGTCGTAGCGTGGGTCGTGCGCGAGCGGCCCCGCCCGCAGGGCCCGCTCGATCGCGGTGCACTCCCGCGCACCGCGCGCGAGCGGCACGAAGACGACGGGCGTGACCGGGCGGAACGTCCCCACCCCGCGCAGGTGCACCTCGAACGGGCCGTGGGCGTCGGCGACGGCGCGCAGGTGGTCGTCGAGCGACGCCCGGGCCTCGTACGGCACGGGCGTCGGACCGACGAGCGTGACGTGCGGGTGCACGTGCTGCGCGTCGGGGTCCCCCGACCGCGCCCGGGCCTCGAGGAGCTCCGTGCGGTACGGCTCCGGCACGGCCACGGCGACGCCGACGAGCCGCTCGCCGGGACCGCACGGCGGGAGCCTCATGGGCGCGTCCGCCGCCGCGGCAGCAGGCCCGACCGGTCGTACACGCGCTCGAGCGTCGGGACGGCGAGCGCACGCGCGCGCTCCGCCCCGTCCGCCAGCACGTCGTCGAGGGCCGTCGGGTCGGACAGGTAGTGCCGGACGCGCTCCTGGAACGGCGCCAGGAAGTCCACCACGACCTCGGCCAGGTCCTTCTTCAGGTCGCCGTAGCCCTTGCCCGCGTAGTCCGCCTCGAGCGACGGGACCGTCCGGCCGGACAGCGCCGAGAAGATCGTCAGCAGGTTCGAGACGCCCGGCTTGGTCGCCGGGTCGTAGCGGATCTCCCGCTCGGCGTCGGTCACGGCCGAGCGGATCCGCTTCGCGACGACCTTCGGGTCGTCCAGCAGCTCGATCAGCCCGTTGGGGCTCTCGGCCGACTTGCTCATCTTGGCCGTCGGCTCCTGCAGGTCGTAGATCTTCGCCGTCGCACCCACGATGTACGGCTCGGGGACGACCACCGTGCCGGCACCGAAGCGCGAGTTCAGCCGCTGCGCCAGGTCCCGCGTGAGCTCGAGGTGCTGGCGCTGGTCCTCCCCGACCGGCACGAGCGCCGTGTCGTACAGCAGGATGTCCGCGGCCATGAGCACCGGGTACGTGAACAGCCCGACCGTCGTGCCCTCGGACCCCTGCTTGGCGGACTTGTCCTTGAACTGCGTCATGCGCGCGGCCTCGCCGTAGCCGGTGTGGCACGACAGGACCCACGCGAGCTCCGCGTGCTCGGGCACGTGCGACTGCACGAACAGCGTCGACCGCGCCGGGTCGACCCCCGCAGCGAGGTACTGCGCGGCCGTCCGGCGGGTGCGCTCGCGCAGCACCGCGGGGTCGGGCGCGACCGTCAGCGCGTGCAGGTCGACCACGCAGTAGATGGCCTCGTGCGTCTCCTGCAGCGCCACCCAGTGCGTCAGGGCCCCGAGGTAGTTGCCCAGCTGCAGCGAGTCCGACGTGGGCTGCATGCCGGAGAAGATCCGGCCGGCGGCCGGCGTCGTGCGCTGCGGCGGCGACGTGGGCAGCACCTGGGTCATGCGGGGCCTCCTGAGGGGGACGAGCCGGAGGGCTCGGGTCGAGGTCGGGCACGGGACGACGTGCGGGACGAGAGCGGTCGGACGGTGCTGTCGCGGCGGCCGGGGCGTCGCGAGGGGTGCGGGGCGCGGGCCCCGACGGCGGTCAGGTGGCCTCGTCGTCGAACGGCGCCGGACCGGCCCACGCGGCCGCGGTGCGCGGCGCGGCGGCACGGGGTGCGGCGGCACGGGCCGTGCCCGCGGCGCCCGCCGTCGCGGCCGCCGTGCCCGTGGCGCGGGACGGCGCGACGTCGTCGAGCAGGGCGTCGCGCACGATCCGCCGCGGGTCGTAGCGGCGCGGGTCCAGGGCGGCCCAGTCCACGTCGCCGGCGACGTCGCCGAGCTCCTCGTCGACACGCTGGCGCGTGTCCCGCACGACGTCGCGCAGCCGCCGGACCCAGCCGGCCAGCTGCTCGGCGTACGCGGGCAGGCGTTCGGGCCCGATCACGAGGGCGGCGACGAGCAGCAGGATGAGCAGCTCACCACCGTTGATGCCCAGCACCCCGACAGGGTACCCCCGCGGCCTGGACCACCGTCCGAGGACGGCGGCGCCCGGCCGGCGCGTTCTCGTCCGTCCGACGTCAGTCGGACGTCAGTCCGTCGAGCCGGACCCGCACGGCACGCTCCCGCTCGCCCGTGCGCACGCGGAGCTCGACGGTCTCGCCCGGCTCGCGTGCCCGGATGTCGACGATCAGCTCCTCCGAGGCGGTCACGGGCCGGCCGTCGACCGACAGGATGACGTCGCCGCGGCGGACGCCGGCGCGGTCCGCGGGACCGTCCGGCGTGACGGCGGGCCGCCCGTCCGGATCCTCCTCGAACACGCGGACACCCTCCCCCGTGTACTCGGGGTCGAGCAGGACGCCGATCACCGGGTAGGTGGCACGGCCGGTCGTGATGAGCTGCTCCGCGGTGCGCCGCGCCTGGTTGGAGGGGATGGCGAAGCCGAGCCCGATGCTCCCGCCGGCGGCGCCGAGCCCGCCCGGGAGCTGGGCGATCGCGGAGTTGATGCCGACGACCTGACCGCTCGCGTCGACGAGGGGGCCGCCGGAGTTGCCCGGGTTGATCGCCGCATCGGTCTGCAACGCGTTGATGAACGTCTGGTCGTTGCCCTCGCCCGCGACGACCGGGCGGTTGCGGGCGCTGACGATGCCGGTCGTGACGGTCCCGACGAGGCCGAGCGGGGCGCCGACCGCGACCACCGGGTCTCCGACGACCACGGCGTCGGAGTCACCCAGCGGCAGCGGCGTCAGACCGGTCGCGTCCACCTTCACCACCGCGAGATCGTACTCCGAGGTGGCCCCGACGACCGTCCCGTCGAGCTGGGTGCCGTCCGCGAAGACCACGACGAGGCGACCGTCGCCCGCACCGGCGACGACGTGGTTGTTGGTGAGCACGTAGCCGTCCTCGCGCAGGACGAACCCGGAGCCGGAGCCCGCCCCCTCCGCGTTCTCGACCTCGATCGAGACCACGCTGGGCAGCACGCCCGCGGCGATGCCCGCGACGGACGACGCGTCCCGCTGCACCGGTGCGGCGGCCGGCGGCGGGGCGGACGGCAGGTCCGCGGTCGCCGGTCGGCCGTCGTCCCCCCACGTCCGGGCGCCGACGGCGCCGCCGAGGAAGCCCGCCACCAGTGCGAGGAGGATCAGCGGCACGACCCACGCGACGGACAGCGCGCGGCGGCGCGGCCGGCGCCGGGGGACGGGACCGGAGGCGGCCACCGGCCACGGCGGGGCCGCGGAGCCGGCGGGGGCGGCGGGATCCGCCGGGTGCGCGCGGTCGTGAGGGCCGGGTGCGGCGACGGGGGCGGTTGGGCGGGCACCGCCGTCGGGTGGTTCCGGGACGCCGCGCATCGGGGCTGTGGCGTCCACGGGCTGGGCGCCCGTGGGGGGCTCGGTGCGCCGGTAGGCGGACGGCGCCGCGAAGAGCGCCGCGGGCGCGGGCGCCGAGGCGGGTGGCACGGGCGCGGCGGCAGCCGGCACGGGCGCAGCCGGCGCGGGCGCCGGGGCCGCGGCGTCCGGGGCCTGCCCCGGCGGTGTCACCGCGTCGGCGGGCTCGCGGTCGTCCGGCGTCACGGGGCCTCCAGCGTGCTCGTCACGGTCTGCCACCCCCGGCCGATGCGGCCGACGACCGTGTCGTCGTAACCGCCGGCGGGGAACGCCCCCACGATCGCGTCGACGTCCTCGTCGTCCTCCGGGCCGACCACCTGCACCACGGTCGACTCCGACTGCCACGCGACGAGCAACGGCTCGGTGGACAGCACGTGCACCTGCCGGCCGCCGACCGTGCGCACGGGCGCGCCCGCGAGCGCGGCCGTGTCGAGCCGGCCCTGCTGCTCGGTCACCACGACCGTGCCGGACGGCGCGTCGAGCTCGACCTCGAGCACCCGGCGGTCGTCCCCCGACCACCGGATCGCGCGCACGCGCCAGTCGGCGGGGAGCTCGCGCGGGAACGTCCAGCCGTGCCCGCGCAGCCAGGTGACCGAGTCCGGCGACACCGGGACCGCGTCGGTGCCCGCGTCCCGGCCGTCGGCCGCCAGCAGACCGAGCACCGCGGCGGGGTGCGACGACGGCGCGACGGCGGGTCGGGCGCCGAGGGCGAACAGCATCGCGGCGACCGCGCCGACCCCGGCGACCGACCCGAGCACGAGGCGTCGCGACGCCCGCCGGCCCACCACGTCGCCCCGCAGGGCGTGCGTCGCGTCGCGCGGCAGCGCCTGGCCACGGTGCGGCGACCCGGACGCCGGGACCGCGAAGGGGTCCCGCGCGGCGGGGCCGGGCGGGACCGCGGGCTCCTGGGCGCAGAGGGAGAGCAGGCGGGCGGTCAGGTCGTCCGTCGGGCGCACCTCGTCGGCCGCGGCGAGGGCGCGGCGCGCGGCGCGCGCGGCGGCCAGCTCACCGGCGCACAGCGGGCACCGCGCGACGTGCGCGAGGGCCCGCTCCGTCGCGGCGGCGTCCAGCTGGCCGTCGACGAGCGCGCTGATCCACGACCCGAGGTGCGTCATCCCACCTCCACGACGGACGGCGGTCCCGTGACCGCGGGCTCGGGGTCGCCGTCCGCGGCGGACGGCTGACCGACCGGACGGGGCCGGCGGTGCTCGAGCGAGTCGCGCAGCCG is a genomic window containing:
- a CDS encoding YihY/virulence factor BrkB family protein, with the translated sequence MARTRTTPERTVVRPAAGSGEAHVAAAAAAPDPVTAPRWAPGFRGLVARGQALLAWWNHTRAGRTVARFGRTGGAVLSGGIAYAALFSVFAGLALGYTVFMALLGRNAELRATVLDTIASSLPGLLDTGDGKGLLRPDQLELSTGLSVAGLVAVVVLVFTGIRAIAALRTGVQAMFGVYRADTLVVGKLRELGGFVGVGVAVLVTALVGLGVTTAADWLMGLVGWDDRSGIVVRVLGVAVAFVMDATLFVLIVRALAGQAPPRRDLLGGAAIAAAGLGVVRLLGTTAVSGSVQDNPVLASFAVVAVLLLWVNLIARIVLLAAAWTADPPYVDPNAQADEDAAAAAAAAAASAASRPGSRSA
- a CDS encoding Sec-independent protein translocase TatB, producing MLGINGGELLILLLVAALVIGPERLPAYAEQLAGWVRRLRDVVRDTRQRVDEELGDVAGDVDWAALDPRRYDPRRIVRDALLDDVAPSRATGTAAATAGAAGTARAAAPRAAAPRTAAAWAGPAPFDDEAT
- a CDS encoding succinate dehydrogenase iron-sulfur subunit; this translates as MTATVEAPAPEVGAVPSFEVTLKVRRFLPADEDVPAFGEAFEAEPRWDEFTVTVHGTDRVLDALHKIKWEHDGSLTFRRSCAHGICGSDAMRINGRNRLACKTLLKDLDPSKPIVVEPIKGLPVVKDLVVDMEPFFASYREIMPFLITTGTEPTKERLQSAQQRERFDDTTKCILCAACTSSCPVFWTDGQYFGPAAIVNAHRFIFDSRDEGGAQRLEILNDKEGVWRCRTTFNCTEACPRGIEVTKAIQEVKRAMITRAF
- a CDS encoding phosphotransferase → MPSEPPRTVHDDTTPPDPTPGPARYVEPGGVAREETLPGGNVGGAVRRGATVRRPAGPWTPAVHALLAHVRARGLDGVPDPLGVDEAGREVLAFLPGEPVDLAEVTDARLASAARWLARYHAAVADFRPGRRRWRFEERDLRPGEIVCHHDATLYNMLVRAPGADDVVGVVDWDVAGPGVPLDELAMLAWSGVPFYLDPGPQEGARRLRLLVGAYGAQGADVGLAAPAAPDVARHVVVRMTAACDRIAAGQAAGDLGMRNLAHVGEPARTRAGVAAYAERLPGLLAALAAAAAAAAAASSSA
- a CDS encoding S1C family serine protease; this translates as MTPDDREPADAVTPPGQAPDAAAPAPAPAAPVPAAAAPVPPASAPAPAALFAAPSAYRRTEPPTGAQPVDATAPMRGVPEPPDGGARPTAPVAAPGPHDRAHPADPAAPAGSAAPPWPVAASGPVPRRRPRRRALSVAWVVPLILLALVAGFLGGAVGARTWGDDGRPATADLPSAPPPAAAPVQRDASSVAGIAAGVLPSVVSIEVENAEGAGSGSGFVLREDGYVLTNNHVVAGAGDGRLVVVFADGTQLDGTVVGATSEYDLAVVKVDATGLTPLPLGDSDAVVVGDPVVAVGAPLGLVGTVTTGIVSARNRPVVAGEGNDQTFINALQTDAAINPGNSGGPLVDASGQVVGINSAIAQLPGGLGAAGGSIGLGFAIPSNQARRTAEQLITTGRATYPVIGVLLDPEYTGEGVRVFEEDPDGRPAVTPDGPADRAGVRRGDVILSVDGRPVTASEELIVDIRAREPGETVELRVRTGERERAVRVRLDGLTSD
- the sdhA gene encoding succinate dehydrogenase flavoprotein subunit, encoding MQTHQYDVVIVGAGGAGMRAALESSTRVRTAVISKLYPTRSHTGAAQGGMCAALANVEEDNWEWHTFDTVKGGDYLVDQDAAEVMAKEAIDAVLDLEKMGLPFNRTPEGRIDQRRFGGHTRNHGEAAVRRSCYAADRTGHMILQTLYQQCVKNDVEFFNEFYVLDLLVDHDLAATTVADGEEVNVSGVVAYELATGEIHVFQAKSVVLATGGAGKIYKTTSNAHTLTGDGMALAYRRGIPLEDMEFFQFHPTGLAGLGILLSEAARGEGGILRNSEGERFMERYAPTIKDLAPRDIVARSMANEVREGRGAGPNKDYVLLDLTHLEPAHIDAKLPDITEFARTYLGIEPYTEPVPVYPTAHYAMGGIPTNIEGEVLRNSTDVIKGLYAAGEVACVSVHGSNRLGTNSLLDINVFGKRSGRSAAAYAATAPFVELPENPATTVMAELETIRTRPDGERVADIRRALQETMDANAQVFRTRESLTQALDDIHVLRKRYTAVSVQDKSRTFNTDLLEAVELGFLLDIAETVVVGALNRKESRGGHFREDFPDRDDAQYMRHTMAYRRPVGLDGGSAEGGDAAGTFAHTEPFDGYQLVLGSKPVTMTRYQPMERKY
- the sdhD gene encoding succinate dehydrogenase, hydrophobic membrane anchor protein gives rise to the protein MTTIADPKAPRPSRPGPTRRSTHGNTELYAWVFMRVSGVVLVVLIFGHLFVNLVAGEGISAIDFGFVAGKWASPFWQVWDLLMLWLAMLHGTNGVRVIISDYAEKDSTRLVLTSLLYLATVVVVVLGTLVIFTFDPCPPNSPADLLPSFCTA
- the trpS gene encoding tryptophan--tRNA ligase, with protein sequence MTQVLPTSPPQRTTPAAGRIFSGMQPTSDSLQLGNYLGALTHWVALQETHEAIYCVVDLHALTVAPDPAVLRERTRRTAAQYLAAGVDPARSTLFVQSHVPEHAELAWVLSCHTGYGEAARMTQFKDKSAKQGSEGTTVGLFTYPVLMAADILLYDTALVPVGEDQRQHLELTRDLAQRLNSRFGAGTVVVPEPYIVGATAKIYDLQEPTAKMSKSAESPNGLIELLDDPKVVAKRIRSAVTDAEREIRYDPATKPGVSNLLTIFSALSGRTVPSLEADYAGKGYGDLKKDLAEVVVDFLAPFQERVRHYLSDPTALDDVLADGAERARALAVPTLERVYDRSGLLPRRRTRP
- a CDS encoding 2'-5' RNA ligase family protein, with the protein product MRLPPCGPGERLVGVAVAVPEPYRTELLEARARSGDPDAQHVHPHVTLVGPTPVPYEARASLDDHLRAVADAHGPFEVHLRGVGTFRPVTPVVFVPLARGARECTAIERALRAGPLAHDPRYDYHPHVTVAHELDEPALDAAQEAMEGYEATFLVTHLHRFVHDGRAWQQERAYPLRGGTPPAGVAYRGRPDAAVVRPT
- a CDS encoding zf-HC2 domain-containing protein; this translates as MTHLGSWISALVDGQLDAAATERALAHVARCPLCAGELAAARAARRALAAADEVRPTDDLTARLLSLCAQEPAVPPGPAARDPFAVPASGSPHRGQALPRDATHALRGDVVGRRASRRLVLGSVAGVGAVAAMLFALGARPAVAPSSHPAAVLGLLAADGRDAGTDAVPVSPDSVTWLRGHGWTFPRELPADWRVRAIRWSGDDRRVLEVELDAPSGTVVVTEQQGRLDTAALAGAPVRTVGGRQVHVLSTEPLLVAWQSESTVVQVVGPEDDEDVDAIVGAFPAGGYDDTVVGRIGRGWQTVTSTLEAP